The sequence AGATAGAGCATCTTATAAATGCAAATTCAAGCGCACCAAGCATTCATCAGCTGATTGAACTATTAAACGCTTCATGATAAACTATAGGTCATATAGTTTAAGTgctaccttaaaaaaaatcattacacaAATTCCATTACAGCTTTAGTATCCTCAGATTTATAATTTGCTCAACTCAACGGATATCAGTAAGAATAGTTCACTGACTAAAATAAACTAGGGTTAGAGAGTTAAACGATGAAAccctaattattaaaaaaatcaaacattgagCGCAAATTGAGAAGACGAAGAGTACCTGAAGAGCAGAGGGGTCGTCAGATTGGAGAGGATCGAGGGAGAGAACGACTTTAGCGAGAGGGGCAGAATCTGAAGAAGAAGGGGAGGTATGATTTTTCCATGACTTCGCAACCACTACTGGACACTTCATCAACCAAACAGATTTATCTGCCTTTGATGTTTCTAAATTAGCGCTGCTACTGCTGTTATCTTCTTCCATCTCTctgcctgatttttttttgctcgaATTTTGCTTCTCTTTCTCGTTCagtttttttgagatttttactGCTTTGCTTCCCAGTCTTGTCTCGTCTTCTATTCTCAAGCCTTCTCTATTGATGCTGTTGTTTTGATAGGTGAACCGAGGACCCTTTCCATGAACCGGATTCAAATTAGGGTCCACGCTCGTTCACGAATGCATCTATATTATATCgtgatagtttttataattttaatataaaaatataaatttaaaaagattatttttaattataattgttttaggaTCCGTTTGTTTaatgaaagtaatttttttttgaaaagtaaatttcgagaaagtattttttgatatttagtagtgtaatggaaaaataagttggaaaacattttccagtgtttggttatttcatagaaaataagttgaaaaataacttattaatattttatttttctcaagtttattaaaataataatgaacaaattttgcaaattaaaaagttgaatgagaatgaaattaaaaaatatatataatttcataaattatctcaaataaaataaataataatcaaaataatagagatcaaatctaaaaaatttaaaaaaaaaatgaaaaatgaagaaattaaaataataataagcaatatttcataaattattacaaataaaataagtaacaatcaagagaatgaggatcaaatttgatagataaaaaatttcaataaaaatatgataaagaaaaaagaaaataacaattataaaaataaataccaaagttaatataaaaataaaattttaagagatgaaattgaaaaataaatattcaaaacaaaatatatatagcaatcaaaaagtttgagaatcaaatttgatataatcagcaaataatgacatttttaaatttttcacaacttccaaaaagtgtttttccccaaatttttcaagaaaacactttcctgaaaaccaagacaaattttttttttattgaaaagtgttttttcattgaccaacttttctactggcaaacaaacaaaaaaaagtttgaaaagtgatttcccgaaaatcactttctagaaaacaaacacagctaaagggaaaacacttttttgaaaaccaaatcaatttttttttttactgaaattgactggaaaatgttttctgtTAATCAACTTtcataataacaaacaaacacaggaaaattTGGAAAATGACATGgccttaattaaaatatatatttaattaaaattattattcaacaaaaaaacatgtccaaaatatttggttaaaataataattaaaattgttgttggcaataaaataatgcaaaaataaatatattaaatttttaccttgtaattatattaatatgcattttattattaatatattataaaaataactatgcGAATTACAacactaattttattatttcattaaacttatTGTAATGCCATCataaatataattcatataaaaaagccCTCTAGTTTTTATTAAGTTGTTAACATGAacccatattaattaaaaaattatcatgaataaaattaaaatggaaataaattatataaataattagtaagaattaaaatatatatatatttttttaaattatagataCACAAACTTGAGTCTcctgaaatttttaatttataaagaagGGTAAGGTTATTTTGAACTAGATAGCTagttaacaataataaaatacaattcaatgaaaaacaggaagaagaaaaaaacgtaataaaaacatatgaaagTAACCtctcaaaaattaaattcaaaactcATTTATTAGTAgggccaaaaataaaaattatgattcattttataaccaaataaaataaaaccatgattaaataaaaaagcggACACAAACGCATAGCCAAACAGGCTCGCACAGCGTTTTTCGGCTTGTTCGACCGCCTTATAGAAGTTGAGACAAAATAACCAAACACCTAAAGCCCAAATACATTGGGCTTCAGCCCATCATCGAATCATTAGAAGAGAGGAGGCATTGGAACAAGGTTTCAACAAGTCCTTCAGGACAAGGCTAAATGAGGGAATTCCCAACGATTACCAACgtgaaaaaaacccaaacttggATTTCTACCAAAGGCATGATCACTGCTCAGATTTTTTTAGTCATATTAACAAACACGTAGAATGCACAAAAATGAGAAGCGAACTCAGCTGATATAGCAAGTAATCATCCTTCCATTTCATCTAAAACGATTACATCTTTTAGTACTTGGAGTAAAAGGCACCAGACAAGGAAATAGACTTATGATACCTAGAAGATACAAACAGAGATAAGAATTGTTCATCTACCCAGATATATCTAACATGTCATTAAGCCCTTTCACCCCTGATCCTTCTAGCCAGCTGAATATCCTTAGGCATGATTGTAACCCTTTTAGCATGAATGGCACACAGATTTGTGTCCTCAAAGAGACCCACAAGATAAGCCTCAGCTGCTTCTTGAAGAGCAGAAACGGCACTGCTCTGGAACCTGAGATCAGTCTTAAAATCCTGAGCAATTTCTCTGACAAGCCTTTGGAAGGGGAGCTTGCGGATCAAAAGCTCAGTGCTCTTCTGGTACTTCCTGATTTCTCTCAAAGCAACAGTTCCTGGCCTGAAACGGTGGGGTTTCTTCACGCCTCCGGTGGCTGGGGCAGACTTCCGGGCAGCCTTAGTTGCCAGCTGCTTGCGAGGGGCCTTGCCTCCAGTGGATTTTCTTGCAGTCTGCTTGGTACGGGCCATTGCTGATTGAATCGAAAGAGATTTGCAGATAAAAGATAAATTGCTCTAGCTTTTGCTCTCGTTAAGAGAATGATGATAAACGATTGAGATTCAGGCCTAATTTAAGGGGAGGTTTAGTTGGGGTAAGCGGGGATTTGAAATTTTCGTGCTTCGATGGAGGGATTTTGAAGTAGGGGAAAAGCGAGGAGAGTGAATAGGGGCCGTTGATTGGTGACTAATCGACGGGTAGGAAGGTTTGGATTATCGAGACGAGAATCGCGATCCGCGTGCATTGTGGATGGACCAATGGGAGGTGTTTCTAAGGCGGGaattgaatttttgtgttttaagagGCGCGGCTAGTGGAAATTTTGGACCGTGGATTGACATGGACGGCCGATATTCAAAGTCCTTTCGAGTGTTCGATTATACATACATGTGGAATGacggtaatttgttttttagattaaaaaaataattcttggtTAGTTAATCTAGtgttaaatactttttttcaatgatattttttaaaaaatttgatagtaaaaatatttacatgtcATCaatactaaatttttaaaaaataattaatcatgaatTACCTATAATTTGTATTGTATACAGAAGAGTTTTTGGATATGATTAGTGGTTGAGTGTTCATgttaagggaaaaaagaaagtgaaatttaATAAACGTTTGCAAGAGATTAATCTAATCACCATAATAAAGATTAAAGGCTAATtttaatctctcttttttttgtgtgaaagATGTTAACAAATTTA is a genomic window of Populus alba chromosome 5, ASM523922v2, whole genome shotgun sequence containing:
- the LOC118062088 gene encoding histone H3.2 — encoded protein: MARTKQTARKSTGGKAPRKQLATKAARKSAPATGGVKKPHRFRPGTVALREIRKYQKSTELLIRKLPFQRLVREIAQDFKTDLRFQSSAVSALQEAAEAYLVGLFEDTNLCAIHAKRVTIMPKDIQLARRIRGERA